One segment of Ureibacillus thermophilus DNA contains the following:
- a CDS encoding TSUP family transporter, translated as MLDMELSLIITLFLFGFLAAFIDSVVGGGGLISLPALMFTGLSPSAAVATNKLAGTLGSLTSTISFYRSGKMDLHTVKHLFPFVFIAAMIGAWTVHLMDPNILKPLMLVMLAAVAIYTIFKKDWGSISTYQKLSTKKYIGFFLLVFAIGFYDGFLGPGTGSFLIFAFLLIGFDFLKAAGNAKFLNFASNIGALIMFIFLDQINYSYGIIMGFGQIIGAIIGSSFAIKRGSGYVRVLFIVVTVALLAKNTYDYFIG; from the coding sequence ATGTTAGATATGGAATTATCATTAATTATTACATTATTTCTTTTTGGTTTTTTAGCGGCCTTCATCGATTCGGTAGTTGGGGGCGGTGGACTGATTTCATTACCTGCTTTAATGTTTACTGGCTTAAGTCCATCAGCAGCGGTCGCCACAAATAAATTGGCAGGAACTCTCGGTTCCCTTACGAGCACAATCTCTTTTTATCGATCTGGAAAGATGGATTTACATACAGTAAAACACCTTTTTCCTTTTGTCTTTATAGCAGCAATGATTGGTGCATGGACCGTTCACTTAATGGATCCTAATATTTTAAAACCATTAATGCTAGTCATGTTAGCTGCTGTCGCTATCTATACTATTTTCAAAAAAGATTGGGGCAGTATCTCAACTTATCAGAAGTTATCTACAAAAAAGTATATTGGTTTCTTCTTGTTAGTTTTTGCTATCGGATTTTATGATGGATTCCTTGGCCCTGGGACCGGTTCCTTTTTAATTTTTGCCTTTTTATTAATTGGTTTTGATTTTTTAAAAGCGGCTGGAAATGCAAAATTTTTAAATTTCGCAAGCAATATCGGTGCTTTGATCATGTTCATTTTTCTAGATCAAATCAATTATAGTTATGGGATTATTATGGGGTTTGGTCAAATTATCGGTGCTATTATTGGTTCAAGTTTTGCAATCAAACGAGGTTCTGGTTATGTACGAGTTTTATTTATCGTTGTTACAGTTGCGTTACTTGCAAAAAATACATACGACTATTTTATAGGATAG